The following proteins come from a genomic window of Paramisgurnus dabryanus chromosome 19, PD_genome_1.1, whole genome shotgun sequence:
- the mreg gene encoding melanoregulin, whose translation MGATFKKFCVHFCCCCCCEDDDEEEKRPLISNETLEYFDREAKKRRDQETNLWNEPGDTSHSERDDDRTLYNLLQSRAQTRRGSQGYRRLSIDIEAMREVRREVRDKWKIILENLGFMAEAESLLTVSATASYDRMRNAATARTLLQTLHTETSLFNSKEPPPERYLFILDRLIYLDVADDFVAKARRFYPPKDEDDDDEEQTSAINLPLLLSRMNQNISGGEEEEDGPED comes from the exons ATGGGTGCCACGTTCAAGAAgttttgtgtgcatttctgctgctgttgttgctgtgaggatgatgatgaggaAGAAAAGAGACCTTTAATTAG taatgagactttagaatatTTTGACCGTGAGGCGAAAAAGAGGCGGGACCAGGAGACCAACCTGTGGAATGAACCGGGTGACACCTCCCACTCCGAGAGAGATGATGACCGGACCCTTTATAACCTGCTGCAATCCAGGGCACAAACCCGCAGAGGATCACAG GGCTACCGGCGTTTGAGCATTGATATTGAGGCCATGAGAGAAGTCAGGAGAGAGGTGCGAGATAAATGGAAGATTATCTTAGAGAATCTGG GATTTATGGCCGAAGCAGAGTCTCTGTTGACTGTATCTGCCACGGCATCATATGACCGCATGAGAAATGCAGCGACTGCTCGAACTCTCCTCCAGACCCTTCACACTGAGACATCCCTATTCAACAGCAAAGAGCCTCCACCCGAGAGATACCTTTTTATACTG gATCGGCTCATATATCTGGATGTTGCTGATGATTTTGTGGCCAAGGCACGTCGCTTCTACCCTCCTAAAGAcgaggatgatgatgatgaagaacaGACCAGTGCAATAAATCTTCCTCTTCTTCTGTCCCGTATGAACCAGAACATCTCTGGAGgtgaggaagaggaggatgGACCAGAGGACTAA